Proteins encoded within one genomic window of Bacillus thuringiensis:
- a CDS encoding nucleotidyltransferase domain-containing protein — protein sequence MESVVKHALPKEVEQLMEQYIVGLKEIFLDEKIVGVYIYGSIALGAFHAETSDVDFITVISDSVNEAEKQKLVELHKKLGGSTLGKRMDGMYIPLANLGKYNDEMNEYVYCADGKANIGHWDINAVTWWTLKNQGITVIGKAAENLPFQIRWDDVVNTMKYNVEQYWSGKAKQPYLFFIEEWVESAVVTMGRILYTLDHKTIVSKDRGLQYLLEHPAGEWELLLKEVARIRQNPKEKRMLSRWRRADMTKRYLLHLIEACREKW from the coding sequence GTGGAGAGTGTAGTAAAGCATGCGTTACCAAAAGAAGTAGAGCAGTTGATGGAGCAATACATAGTAGGGCTAAAAGAAATTTTTTTAGATGAAAAAATAGTTGGCGTATATATTTACGGCTCCATCGCACTCGGTGCGTTTCATGCAGAAACGAGCGATGTTGATTTTATTACGGTAATAAGTGATTCTGTGAATGAAGCTGAAAAACAGAAACTGGTAGAACTTCATAAGAAACTTGGCGGTAGTACGTTAGGTAAAAGAATGGATGGTATGTATATTCCGCTTGCTAATTTAGGAAAATACAATGATGAAATGAATGAGTACGTGTATTGTGCAGATGGTAAGGCGAATATAGGACATTGGGATATTAATGCAGTCACATGGTGGACATTGAAAAATCAAGGTATTACAGTGATCGGGAAAGCAGCAGAGAATCTCCCGTTTCAAATAAGGTGGGATGATGTAGTCAATACGATGAAATACAACGTAGAACAGTACTGGAGTGGTAAGGCGAAGCAGCCATATTTATTCTTTATAGAAGAATGGGTAGAATCAGCGGTCGTTACGATGGGGCGTATTTTATATACACTAGATCATAAAACAATCGTTTCAAAAGATAGAGGATTGCAATACTTATTAGAACATCCAGCGGGGGAATGGGAGCTTTTATTAAAAGAAGTAGCGAGAATACGGCAGAACCCAAAAGAAAAGCGCATGCTCTCAAGGTGGAGAAGGGCAGATATGACGAAGAGGTATTTGCTGCACTTAATTGAGGCATGTAGAGAGAAATGGTAG
- a CDS encoding YuzD family protein, which yields MVNVQVYGTKVICASCVGMPSSTETFEWLQAAIGRKYEGQENKFNFEYIDFQEEQEDEDKKAFAERVVEEDLFYPVVLVNGEIVGEGNPRLKDVYEEIEKYL from the coding sequence ATGGTTAATGTGCAAGTATATGGGACGAAAGTAATTTGTGCGAGCTGCGTTGGAATGCCATCTTCAACAGAAACGTTTGAGTGGTTACAAGCGGCGATTGGTCGTAAATATGAAGGACAAGAAAATAAATTTAATTTCGAGTATATTGATTTTCAAGAAGAACAAGAAGATGAAGATAAGAAAGCATTCGCAGAGCGAGTAGTGGAAGAAGATTTATTTTATCCAGTCGTTCTTGTAAATGGAGAAATTGTTGGAGAAGGAAATCCTCGTTTGAAGGATGTTTACGAAGAAATCGAGAAATATTTATAA
- a CDS encoding NifU family protein, translating to MENPHMQEQVLEVLDKLRPFLLRDGGDVELVDIEEGIVKLRLMGACGSCPSSTITLKAGIERALLEEVPGVIEVEQVF from the coding sequence ATGGAAAACCCACATATGCAAGAACAAGTACTAGAAGTATTAGATAAATTACGTCCATTCTTACTTCGCGATGGCGGAGACGTTGAATTAGTAGACATTGAAGAAGGTATCGTAAAATTACGCCTTATGGGTGCATGCGGAAGCTGCCCAAGTTCTACAATTACACTAAAAGCTGGTATCGAACGCGCATTACTTGAAGAAGTACCAGGCGTTATTGAAGTAGAACAAGTATTTTAA